From Zhongshania aliphaticivorans, one genomic window encodes:
- a CDS encoding HEPN domain-containing protein, with protein MLTNNDLKKLAEIRLEDSILLLRSGKASSAYYLAGYSIELAIKACAAKLFQNNTIPDKSLVNALYSHSLEQLMASSGLLPELKSAINDDSIFGANWGVVTKWNESSRYEIWDPMAAASLIGAIAEPDHGVFPWVKNHW; from the coding sequence ATGCTCACAAATAATGACCTTAAAAAGCTTGCTGAGATCAGGCTGGAAGACTCGATACTGCTGCTCCGAAGCGGGAAGGCATCATCAGCCTACTATTTGGCAGGTTACTCTATTGAACTGGCTATAAAGGCGTGTGCTGCAAAGCTCTTCCAAAACAACACCATTCCGGACAAAAGTTTAGTGAATGCCCTATATTCACACAGCCTAGAGCAGCTTATGGCCTCTTCTGGCCTCCTGCCGGAACTAAAAAGTGCTATAAATGATGATTCTATATTTGGTGCCAATTGGGGTGTTGTCACAAAGTGGAATGAATCAAGCCGTTACGAAATTTGGGATCCGATGGCAGCAGCATCACTCATCGGGGCAATCGCGGAACCAGACCACGGAGTATTTCCATGGGTGAAAAACCATTGGTAG